The genomic interval TGGCGTGCTGAGCACCGACTGAACCTGCTGGAGGGGCGCCGCCATCATGCATGCTCGGTGGCCGCCCCACGCCTGCGGGCGCGTGCCCTGAACAAACCCAGGTAGACAATCGAGGCGGTCGCGATCCCTACCAGTGTCAATGATGGAACGATCTGCATCATCGACTGGTGGATTTCCTGTGCGGTGAAGCCCTCGGCGTAACCGCCTTTTACCCTGTATCCATACCTGGAAGACACCGCGCTTGCAAAGAACTCGGACTGCGAGGGGCGCTGTGCGTCACGGCTGTCGCCTTGGCTCCAGATGTAGCGGTCGTCGAACTCCAGCAGCAGTGTCAGCCCATCCTGAAAACCATCCAGTTCGCTGCGTAGCTGGGTGGCATAGGCGGTCACGATCACGCTACCGTTCATGCCCTGCAAGTGATAGTTGACAACCAGCTTGCGGCGTTTGTCGGGTTGCCCGTAGGACAGTTCGACCTGTTTGCCGGACAAGGCAAAGGACGATAGGTCTTCCAGGGAATCTGAAGTACTGCTGCAATAGGCCTTGTTACTTTCGACCAGGGTAAGCGACCTGAGCATGGAGCGGCTCATGACCTGTTCCTGCAGCATTTTTTTGACGCTGTCGCAAGCTTGGCCTGCAAGCGGCAGGGTACGCTGGGCAGCTTCATGCATGCGGTTCAGTGCCTGGTCAACGCTGAATACCGCCTCCTTGACTGAGATGGTCGCGTTTTCCGCAAGCTTCATTTCCAACTGGACAATCATCACCAGCAAACCTGAAACCACAGGCACCAGGGCCACCGTAGCAAGTAGCAGCAGCTCCCGCAGGCGACGCCCGGCGTGCATGATTTTCAACATAGCGCAATCGCTCTCCGGCCTAGCTGTTCGAGGTGTACAGCTGAGCCATGAGCCTAAGCGTTCATTTGATCGGCCGGCTGTAGTCCGCGTGCAGTTTGCGGGGCAGGAAAACCAAAAGGCTGGTGTAAGGCTTTATCTACCGTCGAGTTTTGCCAGTACTTTGTCCGCGAGCAGTGCAGTGGAGGCAGGGTTCTGCCCGGTGATCAGCTGACCATCCCCGATCACGTAGGGTTTCCACGGGTCCTCATGTTTGCTGTATACCCCACCACGGCCACCTAGCTCGTTTTCTGTCAGGAACGGCACTATGTTGTCCAGTTCGACCAGTTTTTCCTCAATATTAGAAAACCCGGTCACCTTGCGGTCTTTAAGCAGCAGGCTGTTGTCGCTGAGCTTGA from Pseudomonas fortuita carries:
- a CDS encoding CSS-motif domain-containing protein, with protein sequence MLKIMHAGRRLRELLLLATVALVPVVSGLLVMIVQLEMKLAENATISVKEAVFSVDQALNRMHEAAQRTLPLAGQACDSVKKMLQEQVMSRSMLRSLTLVESNKAYCSSTSDSLEDLSSFALSGKQVELSYGQPDKRRKLVVNYHLQGMNGSVIVTAYATQLRSELDGFQDGLTLLLEFDDRYIWSQGDSRDAQRPSQSEFFASAVSSRYGYRVKGGYAEGFTAQEIHQSMMQIVPSLTLVGIATASIVYLGLFRARARRRGAATEHA